One genomic segment of Gossypium arboreum isolate Shixiya-1 chromosome 3, ASM2569848v2, whole genome shotgun sequence includes these proteins:
- the LOC108475039 gene encoding transcription factor bHLH53-like, which yields MALSSYYSNCETDVQNLNSEPTHQITKAVQADDHHEQQQQHLQYYCDPPFELPLTFLDPCIDLNNNFLHPENYSAPLLPYDPLITPYDYFSSYPCPKRHKLIEDHCLMPGFFDGVALNSCPQSMNGVYNLEGTHTVGNCKKISDEKCVSVQSIAARERRRKITKKTQELGKLVPGGTKMNTAEMLQAAFKYVKYLQAQLGILQLMNSFPENKEGNRKDKESMQIVTSSKVQEKLYIEEKCLVPKDFVLSLTTLSRPPLSDELTRLLSSSP from the exons ATGGCTTTAAGTTCATATTACTCCAACTGCGAAACCGATGTTCAGAATCTTAACTCGGAACCAACTCATCAAATTACAAAAGCAGTTCAAGCTGATGATCATCATGAACAACAACAACAGCATCTTCAATATTACTGTGATCCACCATTTGAGCTCCCTTTAACTTTTCTCGATCCTTGCATTGACCTAAACAACAATTTCCTTCACCCTGAAAACTACAGTGCCCCTTTACTCCCTTACGACCCTTTAATCACCCCATACGATTACTTCAGCTCTTATCCATGCCCTAAACGCCACAAACTCATCGAAGATCATTGTTTGATGCCTGGTTTCTTTGATGGGGTTGCTCTAAATTCTTGCCCTCAAAGCATGAATGGTGTTTATAACTTGGAAGGAACACACACAGTAGGAAACTGTAAGAAAATTAGCGATGAAAAGTGTGTGTCGGTACAAAGCATTGCGGCGAGAGAGCGGCGGAGGAAGATAACTAAGAAGACTCAAGAACTTGGGAAGCTTGTACCTGGTGGGACTAAGATGAACACTGCTGAAATGCTTCAAGCTGCTTTTAAATATGTCAAGTATTTACAAGCTCAACTTGGAATCCTTCAACTTATGAACTCCTTTCCA GAAAATAAGGAAGGGAATCGCAAGGACAAGGAAAGCATGCAAATTGTAACATCTTCAAAGGTACAAGAAAAGCTTTACATAGAAGAAAAGTGTTTGGTTCCAAAGGATTTTGTTCTGTCTTTGACAACACTCTCAAGGCCTCCACTCTCTGATGAACTCACTCGCCTTTTGTCTTCTTCACCTTAG
- the LOC108476043 gene encoding chlorophyll a-b binding protein CP24 10A, chloroplastic has product MAATSGAVLNGLGSSFLCGGKRSQALLGASIGAKGSPSPTAGTRKLIVVAAAAPKKSWIPAVRGGGNFIDPEWLDGSLPGDYGFDPLGLGKDPAFLKWYREAELIHGRWAMAAVVGIFVGQAWSGIPWFEAGADPGAIAPFSFGSLLGTQLILMGWVESKRWVDFFNPQSQSVEWATPWSKTAENFANATGEQGYPGGKFFDPLGLAGTIQNGVYVPDFDKLERLKLAEIKHARIAMLAMLIFYFEAGQGKTPLGALGL; this is encoded by the exons ATGGCTGCTACATCTGGGGCTGTACTAAATGGATTAGGCTCTTCATTTCTTTGTGGGGGAAAGAGGAGCCAAGCCCTTTTGGGTGCCAGCATTGGGGCCAAAGGCTCGCCCTCCCCTACTGCTGGAACTAGAAAGTTGATCGTTGTGGCAGCCGCCGCACCTAAAAAGTCTTGGATCCCTGCTGTTAGAGGTGGTGGCAACTTCATTGACCCTGAGTGGCTCGATGGATC GCTCCCTGGAGACTACGGATTTGACCCACTAGGTCTTGGAAAAGACCCAGCATTCCTCAAATGGTACCGAGAAGCTGAGCTGATCCATGGACGTTGGGCCATGGCTGCTGTCGTCGGCATCTTCGTCGGCCAAGCTTGGAGTGGCATTCCATGGTTCGAGGCAGGAGCTGACCCAGGTGCGATAGCTCCATTCTCTTTCGGCTCACTCCTTGGTACTCAGCTCATCCTTATGGGCTGGGTTGAAAGCAAGCGGTGGGTTGATTTCTTCAACCCCCAATCACAATCAGTGGAATGGGCAACTCCATGGTCTAAGACCGCTGAGAACTTCGCCAACGCCACAGGTGAGCAAGGGTACCCAGGAGGCAAGTTCTTTGACCCATTGGGGCTAGCAGGAACCATCCAGAATGGGGTTTACGTCCCTGATTTTGACAAGCTCGAGAGACTTAAGCTTGCTGAGATTAAGCATGCTAGAATTGCGATGTTAGccatgttgattttctactttgaGGCTGGCCAAGGAAAGACACCCCTTGGTGCTCTTGGATTGTAA
- the LOC128290491 gene encoding non-specific lipid transfer protein GPI-anchored 31-like, with product MVASKFCFAFLLLFFQSWPLMLPNTMLWRLSFFPVDCSSLILNMADCLSFVSSGSKTSKPEGTCCSGLKTVLKAGPQCLCEAFKSSASLGVTLNVTKAMTLPAACKVSAPSATQCALSLSPTGAPGIIF from the exons ATGGTGGCCTCAAAATTCTGTTTTGCTTTTCTCTTGCTATTCTTTCAATCTTGGCCGTTGATGCTGCCCAACACCATGCTCTGGCGCCTCTCCTTCTTCCCCGTGGACTGCTCCTCTCTGATTCTCAACATGGCGGATTGTTTGTCCTTTGTGTCGAGCGGGAGCAAGACGTCGAAGCCGGAAGGAACCTGTTGTTCTGGCTTGAAAACTGTGTTGAAAGCTGGACCCCAATGCTTGTGTGAGGCTTTTAAGAGCAGTGCTTCTCTGGGTGTCACTTTGAATGTCACCAAGGCCATGACTTTGCCTGCTGCTTGCAAAGTCTCTGCTCCTTCTGCCACTCAATGTGCAT TGTCTCTCAGTCCTACTGGTGCACCAGGTATTATTTTCTGA
- the LOC108476044 gene encoding probable protein phosphatase 2C 62 isoform X2, whose protein sequence is MAADPFFFASLEARSMSFPSCNNSLFWSFRFPQLHFHTLRFSPPKLKFNHQFVVSKCSSSDSVSADVDIISATEHSDGSVIFRFGNASEMAIIEDQTQTTDESAKVVAKVGGKDLDKVDKSSIKAVGVSDGDAAAVEPMKKKVGRNFQVKSQPKRKLRRNATKVTEVVKEKPASVVSDDRKVEKKSVDSSKNINTKDQLDELGDVVKVENNVVPKENGECISKTEGSSKLNVALDQELVHHVEMVSTPLTASVVESETTTLLGSPELGSKVEVPHGVKLQESNKGGSEGSGENDGKTEDTALNMVSEMDLAPDIEKVSPPLGASDIGSEITTESAPSESGLESEVPHSVKLEEEENAGAEENGEGFGKIECTILNTESKMALVLDTEKAALPLEVSAIESEITTELAPSESSSKSEVPHSVKLEEDENAGAEEKGEGIGKIECSILNTESKMALVPDTEKASPPLEAFAIESETTTALAPSESSSKSKVPQSVQLEKEENTGAEEEGEGIGKIEFTILNTESKIALVTDTEKASPPLEASAIESEITTESAPLESGSKSEDPQSVKLEEEEDTSAEEKGERIGKFECTTSNMESKMALVPDLEKASPPLEAPASGSETRTELASLELSSKSEVSHSVNLEEEENSGAGENGERIGKIESITLNMESKMDLAVGEVCAQVADSENSIESEIEIQSTSLGACSNIEMPNNLEFQESGKDDAGEEVAQKSVPSKEHSNEESINASKMLVMIEDATEGEVGEIKLNSTLSEVESVLNEATVHTTTNQSVDSDIVKSSKMLDEGVAFSISQAEITEADAQSDNKVRQLTMLKGVELQSGGTLEREEISTAGFFLYSGAALLPNPTKAFAGGEDAYFISCQNWLGVADGLGQWSFEGISVGVYAKELMENCERIVSDRNGVPITDPVEILNRAAANTQSCGSSTVLVAYFDDQALHVANIGDSGFMIIRNGAVFKRSSPMVYELAFPVQIARGDQPSDFVEVYKVELYEKDVIITATDGLFDNLYERDIVSIVSKSLQESLRPQNSWQLERKRLVSYHW, encoded by the exons ATGGCTGCCGATCCTTTCTTCTTCGCCTCTCTTGAAGCTCGCTCCATGAGTTTTCCCAGCTGCAACAACTCACTCTTCTGGAGCTTCCGCTTCCCTCAATTGCATTTTCACACACTTCGCTTCTCTCCTCCCAAACTTAAATTCAATCACCAGTTCGTCGTTTCCAAGTGCTCAAGTTCCGATTCCGTTTCTGCTGATGTAGATATCATTTCAGCAACCG AGCATTCTGATGGCAGCGTTATCTTCCGGTTTGGAAATGCGAGTGAAATGGCAATAATTGAAGATCAAACGCAAACAACCGATGAAAGTGCTAAGGTTGTTGCCAAAGTTGGTGGCAAAGATTTGGACAAGGTAGATAAGAGCAGTATTAAAGCGGTTGGTGTTTCTGATGGAGATGCTGCAGCTGTGGAACCTATGAAGAAGAAAGTTGGCCGTAATTTTCAGGTTAAATCTCAACCTAAGAGAAAACTAAGACGAAATGCAACCAAAGTAACTGAAGTTGTTAAAGAGAAACCTGCCTCTGTTGTCAGTGATGACAGAAAGGTTGAGAAAAAATCAGTTGATtcttctaagaatataaatactAAAGATCAACTTGATGAGCTTGGGGATGTTGTAAAAGTAGAAAATAATGTTGTCCCCAAGGAAAATGGTGAGTGCATTAGTAAAACTGAGGGTTCTAGTAAATTGAATGTGGCATTAGATCAGGAATTAGTTCATCATGTAGAAATGGTTTCTACTCCATTGACAGCTTCTGTTGTTGAAAGTGAAACTACTACTCTATTAGGTTCACCAGAGTTGGGTTCCAAAGTTGAAGTGCCCCATGGTGTTAAGTTACAGGAGTCAAATAAGGGTGGTTCTGAAGGAAGTGGTGAGAATGATGGTAAAACTGAGGATACTGCTCTGAATATGGTATCAGAGATGGATTTAGCTCCTGATATAGAAAAGGTTTCTCCCCCACTGGGAGCTTCTGATATTGGAAGTGAAATTACAACTGAATCGGCTCCTTCAGAGTCTGGTTTGGAAAGTGAAGTTCCCCACAGTGTTAAGTTGGAAGAAGAAGAAAACGCTGGTGCTGAGGAAAATGGTGAGGGGTTTGGTAAAATTGAGTGTACTATTTTGAATACAGAGTCTAAGATGGCTTTAGTTCTTGATACAGAAAAGGCTGCGCTTCCACTTGAAGTTTCTGCTATTGAAAGTGAAATTACAACTGAATTAGCTCCTTCAGAGTCCAGTTCCAAAAGTGAAGTTCCCCACAGTGTTAAGTTGGAAGAGGATGAAAATGCTGGTGCTGAGGAAAAAGGTGAGGGAATTGGTAAAATTGAATGTTCTATTTTGAATACAGAGTCTAAGATGGCTTTAGTTCCTGATACAGAAAAGGCTTCTCCTCCACTGGAAGCTTTTGCTATTGAAAGTGAAACTACAACTGCATTAGCTCCTTCAGAGTCCAGTTCCAAAAGTAAAGTTCCCCAGAGTGTTCAGttggaaaaggaagaaaatactGGTGCTGAGGAAGAAGGTGAGGGAATTGGTAAAATTGAGTTTACAATTTTGAATACGGAGTCTAAGATAGCTTTAGTTACTGATACAGAAAAGGCTTCTCCTCCACTGGAAGCTTCTGCCATTGAAAGTGAAATTACAACTGAATCAGCTCCTTTAGAGTCCGGTTCCAAAAGTGAAGATCCCCAGAGTGTTAAGTTGGAAGAGGAAGAAGACACTAGTGCTGAGGAAAAAGGTGAAAGAATTGGTAAATTTGAGTGTACTACTTCGAATATGGAGTCTAAGATGGCTTTAGTTCCTGATTTAGAAAAGGCTTCTCCTCCATTGGAAGCTCCTGCTAGTGGAAGTGAAACTAGAACTGAATTAGCTTCTTTAGAGCTTAGTTCCAAAAGCGAAGTTTCTCACAGTGTTAATCTGGAGGAGGAAGAAAATAGTGGTGCCGGGGAAAATGGTGAGAGAATTGGTAAAATTGAAAGTATTACTTTGAATATGGAATCTAAGATGGACTTAGCAGTGGGAGAGGTTTGTGCTCAAGTAGCAGATTCTGAAAATAGCATTGAAAGTGAAATTGAAATTCAATCTACTTCTTTAGGAGCCTGCTCCAATATTGAAATGCCTAATAATCTTGAGTTCCAGGAAAGCGGAAAGGATGATGCTGGTGAAGAAGTTGCTCAAAAATCTGTGCCTTCCAAAGAACATAGCAATGAAGAAAGCATAAATGCATCAAAAATGTTAGTGATGATAGAGGATGCGACTGAAGGTGAAGTTGGTGAAATTAAGTTGAACTCCACTTTATCTGAGGTTGAGTCAGTTCTCAATGAGGCCACAGTCCATACAACAACGAATCAATCTGTTGATAGTGACATAGTCAAGAGCTCAAAAATG TTGGATGAGGGTGTGGCTTTCTCAATTTCCCAAGCAGAGATAACTGAGGCTGATGCACAAAGTGATAACAAAGTCAGACAGCTGACAATGCTTAAAGGTGTAGAGTTACAGTCTGGTGGAACTTTGGAAAG GGAGGAAATCTCAACAGCAGGATTTTTCTTATATTCTGGTGCTGCTCTGTTGCCAAATCCGACTAAG GCCTTCGCAGGTGGAGAGGATGCTTATTTTATTTCCTGCCAGAATTGGCTAGGTGTTGCTGATGGACTTGGTCAGTGGTCATTTGAAG GGATTAGTGTTGGAGTATATGCAAAAGAACTTATGGAAAACTGTGAAAGAATTGTGTCTGATAGAAATGGAGTTCCAATAACTGACCCAGTTGAGATCCTTAATAGAGCTGCAGCAAATACTCAATCTTGTGGTTCGTCTACGGTTTTGGTTGCTTACTTTGATGATCAG GCTCTCCATGTGGCAAATATTGGTGATTCAGGCTTCATGATCATAAGAAACGGTGCTGTGTTTAAGAGGTCTTCTCCGATGGTTTATGAGTTGGCTTTTCCTGTACAGATTGCAAGAGGAGATCAACCCTCTGACTTTGTAGAG GTTTACAAAGTTGAATTGTATGAAAAAGATGTGATTATCACTGCAACTGATGGACTTTTTGATAATCTTTACGAGCGAGATATAGTTTCAATTGTCTCCAAATCATTGCAAGAGAGTTTAAGGCCCCAG AACTCTTGGCAACTAGAGCGCAAGAGGTTGGTCAGTTATCATTGGTGA
- the LOC108475520 gene encoding peroxidase N1-like: protein MDVSCFSQNVLLVTLLLAIAVSLVESQGTRVGFYSTSCPRVESIVRSTVQSHFGSDPTIAPGLLRMHFHDCFVHGCDASILIDGPGTEKTAPPNLLLRGYEVIDDAKTQLEAACPGVVSCADILALAARDSVVLETISSWAVPTGRRDGTVSQASDAANLPGFRDSVDVQKQKFAAKGLNTQDLVTLVGGHTIGTTACQFFRYRLYNFTTTGNGADPSITAAFVSQLQALCPQNGDGSRRIGLDTGSVNRFDNSFFANLRDGKGILESDQRLWTDASTKTFVQRFLGIRGLLGLTFNIEFGRSMVKMSNIEVKTGTVGEIRKVCSKVN, encoded by the exons ATGGATGTCAGTTGTTTCAGCCAAAATGTCCTTTTAGTTACCCTATTGCTTGCCATAGCTGTCAGCTTGGTGGAAAGCCAGGGCACCAGGGTTGGGTTCTACTCAACTTCATGTCCTCGAGTTGAGTCCATCGTAAGGTCGACGGTTCAATCCCATTTCGGGTCTGATCCCACTATTGCTCCTGGTTTGCTCCGTATGCATTTCCATGACTGCTTTGTCCATGGATGCGATGCTTCCATCCTTATTGATGGACCTGGCACTGAGAAAACCGCCCCACCGAACCTCTTGTTGAGAGGTTACGAAGTCATTGATGATGCCAAGACTCAGCTTGAAGCTGCATGCCCTGGAGTTGTTTCGTGTGCTGATATCTTAGCCCTCGCTGCTCGTGATTCTGTAGTTCTGGAAACTATAT CCAGCTGGGCAGTGCCGACAGGCCGCCGAGATGGAACGGTTTCACAGGCTTCTGATGCGGCCAATTTGCCAGGCTTCCGTGACTCAGTCGATGTGCAGAAGCAAAAATTTGCAGCAAAGGGTCTCAATACTCAAGATCTAGTCACCCTTGTTG GAGGCCACACGATCGGTACTACAGCCTGCCAATTCTTCAGATACAGGCTTTACAACTTCACCACGACCGGAAACGGAGCCGACCCTTCTATCACAGCCGCATTCGTTTCCCAGCTTCAAGCGCTGTGTCCGCAGAACGGTGATGGGTCAAGGAGGATTGGATTGGACACAGGCAGCGTTAACAGATTTGATAACTCTTTCTTTGCCAACTTGAGAGATGGGAAGGGAATACTGGAATCTGATCAAAGGTTATGGACTGATGCTTCTACCAAGACCTTTGTCCAACGATTCTTGGGCATTAGAGGCTTACTTGGATTGACCTTTAACATTGAATTTGGAAGGTCCATGGTGAAGATGAGTAACATTGAAGTGAAGACAGGCACTGTGGGTGAAATCCGCAAAGTTTGTTCTAAAGTTAATTAA
- the LOC108474475 gene encoding non-specific lipid transfer protein GPI-anchored 31-like, with the protein MVASKFCFAFSLAILSILAVDAAQHHALAPSPSSPVDCSSLILNMADCLSFVSSGSKTSKPEGTCCSGLKTVLKAGPQCLCEAFKSSASLGVTLNVTKAMTLPAACKVSAPSATQCALSLSPTGAPGIAPSAIAGAPAAFSGGANEAAPAPSPGSSGSQVVSASMGSLILGFIIMLTSMY; encoded by the exons ATGGTGGCCTCAAAATTCTGTTTTGCTTTTTCTCTTGCTATTCTTTCAATCTTGGCCGTTGATGCTGCCCAACACCATGCTCTGGCGCCCTCTCCTTCTTCCCCCGTGGACTGCTCCTCTCTGATTCTCAACATGGCGGATTGTTTGTCCTTTGTGTCGAGCGGGAGCAAGACGTCGAAGCCGGAAGGAACCTGTTGTTCTGGCTTGAAAACTGTGTTGAAAGCTGGACCCCAATGCTTGTGTGAGGCTTTTAAGAGCAGTGCTTCTCTGGGTGTCACTTTGAATGTCACCAAGGCCATGACTTTGCCTGCTGCTTGCAAAGTCTCTGCTCCTTCTGCCACTCAATGTGCAT TGTCTCTCAGTCCTACTGGTGCACCAG GTATCGCACCGTCAGCAATAGCAGGTGCGCCGGCAGCATTCTCAGGAGGAGCAAATGAGGCAGCACCGGCACCATCTCCCGGCAGCTCAGGCTCTCAAGTTGTTTCTGCTTCAATGGGATCTCTTATCTTAGGCTTCATAATTATGTTAACCTCTATGTACTAG
- the LOC108476044 gene encoding probable protein phosphatase 2C 62 isoform X1, with protein MAADPFFFASLEARSMSFPSCNNSLFWSFRFPQLHFHTLRFSPPKLKFNHQFVVSKCSSSDSVSADVDIISATEHSDGSVIFRFGNASEMAIIEDQTQTTDESAKVVAKVGGKDLDKVDKSSIKAVGVSDGDAAAVEPMKKKVGRNFQVKSQPKRKLRRNATKVTEVVKEKPASVVSDDRKVEKKSVDSSKNINTKDQLDELGDVVKVENNVVPKENGECISKTEGSSKLNVALDQELVHHVEMVSTPLTASVVESETTTLLGSPELGSKVEVPHGVKLQESNKGGSEGSGENDGKTEDTALNMVSEMDLAPDIEKVSPPLGASDIGSEITTESAPSESGLESEVPHSVKLEEEENAGAEENGEGFGKIECTILNTESKMALVLDTEKAALPLEVSAIESEITTELAPSESSSKSEVPHSVKLEEDENAGAEEKGEGIGKIECSILNTESKMALVPDTEKASPPLEAFAIESETTTALAPSESSSKSKVPQSVQLEKEENTGAEEEGEGIGKIEFTILNTESKIALVTDTEKASPPLEASAIESEITTESAPLESGSKSEDPQSVKLEEEEDTSAEEKGERIGKFECTTSNMESKMALVPDLEKASPPLEAPASGSETRTELASLELSSKSEVSHSVNLEEEENSGAGENGERIGKIESITLNMESKMDLAVGEVCAQVADSENSIESEIEIQSTSLGACSNIEMPNNLEFQESGKDDAGEEVAQKSVPSKEHSNEESINASKMLVMIEDATEGEVGEIKLNSTLSEVESVLNEATVHTTTNQSVDSDIVKSSKMLDEGVAFSISQAEITEADAQSDNKVRQLTMLKGVELQSGGTLEREEISTAGFFLYSGAALLPNPTKAFAGGEDAYFISCQNWLGVADGLGQWSFEGISVGVYAKELMENCERIVSDRNGVPITDPVEILNRAAANTQSCGSSTVLVAYFDDQALHVANIGDSGFMIIRNGAVFKRSSPMVYELAFPVQIARGDQPSDFVEVYKVELYEKDVIITATDGLFDNLYERDIVSIVSKSLQESLRPQEIAELLATRAQEVGQLSLVRSPLSDEVQAAGYVGYRGGKLDDVTVIVSLVKRRFSNHAQS; from the exons ATGGCTGCCGATCCTTTCTTCTTCGCCTCTCTTGAAGCTCGCTCCATGAGTTTTCCCAGCTGCAACAACTCACTCTTCTGGAGCTTCCGCTTCCCTCAATTGCATTTTCACACACTTCGCTTCTCTCCTCCCAAACTTAAATTCAATCACCAGTTCGTCGTTTCCAAGTGCTCAAGTTCCGATTCCGTTTCTGCTGATGTAGATATCATTTCAGCAACCG AGCATTCTGATGGCAGCGTTATCTTCCGGTTTGGAAATGCGAGTGAAATGGCAATAATTGAAGATCAAACGCAAACAACCGATGAAAGTGCTAAGGTTGTTGCCAAAGTTGGTGGCAAAGATTTGGACAAGGTAGATAAGAGCAGTATTAAAGCGGTTGGTGTTTCTGATGGAGATGCTGCAGCTGTGGAACCTATGAAGAAGAAAGTTGGCCGTAATTTTCAGGTTAAATCTCAACCTAAGAGAAAACTAAGACGAAATGCAACCAAAGTAACTGAAGTTGTTAAAGAGAAACCTGCCTCTGTTGTCAGTGATGACAGAAAGGTTGAGAAAAAATCAGTTGATtcttctaagaatataaatactAAAGATCAACTTGATGAGCTTGGGGATGTTGTAAAAGTAGAAAATAATGTTGTCCCCAAGGAAAATGGTGAGTGCATTAGTAAAACTGAGGGTTCTAGTAAATTGAATGTGGCATTAGATCAGGAATTAGTTCATCATGTAGAAATGGTTTCTACTCCATTGACAGCTTCTGTTGTTGAAAGTGAAACTACTACTCTATTAGGTTCACCAGAGTTGGGTTCCAAAGTTGAAGTGCCCCATGGTGTTAAGTTACAGGAGTCAAATAAGGGTGGTTCTGAAGGAAGTGGTGAGAATGATGGTAAAACTGAGGATACTGCTCTGAATATGGTATCAGAGATGGATTTAGCTCCTGATATAGAAAAGGTTTCTCCCCCACTGGGAGCTTCTGATATTGGAAGTGAAATTACAACTGAATCGGCTCCTTCAGAGTCTGGTTTGGAAAGTGAAGTTCCCCACAGTGTTAAGTTGGAAGAAGAAGAAAACGCTGGTGCTGAGGAAAATGGTGAGGGGTTTGGTAAAATTGAGTGTACTATTTTGAATACAGAGTCTAAGATGGCTTTAGTTCTTGATACAGAAAAGGCTGCGCTTCCACTTGAAGTTTCTGCTATTGAAAGTGAAATTACAACTGAATTAGCTCCTTCAGAGTCCAGTTCCAAAAGTGAAGTTCCCCACAGTGTTAAGTTGGAAGAGGATGAAAATGCTGGTGCTGAGGAAAAAGGTGAGGGAATTGGTAAAATTGAATGTTCTATTTTGAATACAGAGTCTAAGATGGCTTTAGTTCCTGATACAGAAAAGGCTTCTCCTCCACTGGAAGCTTTTGCTATTGAAAGTGAAACTACAACTGCATTAGCTCCTTCAGAGTCCAGTTCCAAAAGTAAAGTTCCCCAGAGTGTTCAGttggaaaaggaagaaaatactGGTGCTGAGGAAGAAGGTGAGGGAATTGGTAAAATTGAGTTTACAATTTTGAATACGGAGTCTAAGATAGCTTTAGTTACTGATACAGAAAAGGCTTCTCCTCCACTGGAAGCTTCTGCCATTGAAAGTGAAATTACAACTGAATCAGCTCCTTTAGAGTCCGGTTCCAAAAGTGAAGATCCCCAGAGTGTTAAGTTGGAAGAGGAAGAAGACACTAGTGCTGAGGAAAAAGGTGAAAGAATTGGTAAATTTGAGTGTACTACTTCGAATATGGAGTCTAAGATGGCTTTAGTTCCTGATTTAGAAAAGGCTTCTCCTCCATTGGAAGCTCCTGCTAGTGGAAGTGAAACTAGAACTGAATTAGCTTCTTTAGAGCTTAGTTCCAAAAGCGAAGTTTCTCACAGTGTTAATCTGGAGGAGGAAGAAAATAGTGGTGCCGGGGAAAATGGTGAGAGAATTGGTAAAATTGAAAGTATTACTTTGAATATGGAATCTAAGATGGACTTAGCAGTGGGAGAGGTTTGTGCTCAAGTAGCAGATTCTGAAAATAGCATTGAAAGTGAAATTGAAATTCAATCTACTTCTTTAGGAGCCTGCTCCAATATTGAAATGCCTAATAATCTTGAGTTCCAGGAAAGCGGAAAGGATGATGCTGGTGAAGAAGTTGCTCAAAAATCTGTGCCTTCCAAAGAACATAGCAATGAAGAAAGCATAAATGCATCAAAAATGTTAGTGATGATAGAGGATGCGACTGAAGGTGAAGTTGGTGAAATTAAGTTGAACTCCACTTTATCTGAGGTTGAGTCAGTTCTCAATGAGGCCACAGTCCATACAACAACGAATCAATCTGTTGATAGTGACATAGTCAAGAGCTCAAAAATG TTGGATGAGGGTGTGGCTTTCTCAATTTCCCAAGCAGAGATAACTGAGGCTGATGCACAAAGTGATAACAAAGTCAGACAGCTGACAATGCTTAAAGGTGTAGAGTTACAGTCTGGTGGAACTTTGGAAAG GGAGGAAATCTCAACAGCAGGATTTTTCTTATATTCTGGTGCTGCTCTGTTGCCAAATCCGACTAAG GCCTTCGCAGGTGGAGAGGATGCTTATTTTATTTCCTGCCAGAATTGGCTAGGTGTTGCTGATGGACTTGGTCAGTGGTCATTTGAAG GGATTAGTGTTGGAGTATATGCAAAAGAACTTATGGAAAACTGTGAAAGAATTGTGTCTGATAGAAATGGAGTTCCAATAACTGACCCAGTTGAGATCCTTAATAGAGCTGCAGCAAATACTCAATCTTGTGGTTCGTCTACGGTTTTGGTTGCTTACTTTGATGATCAG GCTCTCCATGTGGCAAATATTGGTGATTCAGGCTTCATGATCATAAGAAACGGTGCTGTGTTTAAGAGGTCTTCTCCGATGGTTTATGAGTTGGCTTTTCCTGTACAGATTGCAAGAGGAGATCAACCCTCTGACTTTGTAGAG GTTTACAAAGTTGAATTGTATGAAAAAGATGTGATTATCACTGCAACTGATGGACTTTTTGATAATCTTTACGAGCGAGATATAGTTTCAATTGTCTCCAAATCATTGCAAGAGAGTTTAAGGCCCCAG GAAATAGCAGAACTCTTGGCAACTAGAGCGCAAGAGGTTGGTCAGTTATCATTGGTGAGGAGCCCATTGTCAGATGAAGTGCAGGCAGCTGGATACGTGGGATATAGGGGCGGCAAGCTTGATGATGTTACTGTTATTGTGTCATTGGTGAAAAGGCGATTCAGTAATCATGCACA GAGCTAA